The Fimbriimonas ginsengisoli Gsoil 348 genome window below encodes:
- a CDS encoding transposase: MSESKSGRRRVFAPEFKLRLVVQIVSGQRTLADLSREHQIKDSLLARWRDQFLEKAPEMFGAAPTGQERLAELEREIGRQHMELEILKKASRRLL, encoded by the coding sequence ATGTCGGAATCGAAGTCGGGAAGGCGTCGAGTATTCGCGCCGGAGTTCAAGTTGCGTTTGGTGGTTCAGATCGTCTCGGGCCAGCGCACGCTGGCGGATCTGAGCCGCGAGCACCAGATCAAAGACTCTTTGCTCGCGCGCTGGAGAGACCAGTTCTTGGAAAAGGCGCCCGAGATGTTCGGCGCCGCACCCACCGGCCAGGAGCGTCTCGCCGAGCTCGAGCGGGAGATCGGCCGCCAACACATGGAGTTGGAGATCTTAAAAAAAGCGTCGCGTCGGCTCCTCTAG
- a CDS encoding IS3 family transposase, translating to MKQARALAGKYPLRLVCRLLGVSRSSALYRAKEEPDLESLTVTILHLRASFPTAGLRLMHAYLARLRVAATRSQVRTVYVRLGLLGKRAPPRSKGTTDSRHEHPRYPNLIRDLVPSYPNQVWVADTTELVAGGRRTFLALVEDLFTRRVVGVSLSFANDSWLTLSALDMALSRETPAIHHSDQGKPYASGVYTRRLLAQGVTLSMARVGCAWENGHAERLNRTFKEEEILRSEYESLNEAKESIAAYAKHYNEKRIHMSLGYRTPNEVLQSHRQDQPDGE from the coding sequence CTGAAGCAGGCCCGAGCGCTCGCGGGTAAGTATCCGTTGCGCCTGGTGTGCCGCCTGCTCGGAGTCTCCCGCAGCTCGGCGCTCTACCGGGCGAAAGAGGAGCCGGACCTGGAAAGCCTGACGGTGACGATCCTTCACCTGCGGGCGAGCTTTCCTACCGCCGGCCTTCGGCTCATGCACGCCTACCTGGCTCGCCTGAGAGTGGCGGCGACCCGGTCGCAGGTGCGCACGGTCTACGTCCGCTTGGGGCTCCTGGGCAAACGGGCGCCGCCTCGGTCCAAGGGAACCACCGACTCCCGGCACGAGCATCCTCGCTATCCCAACCTCATACGGGATCTCGTGCCGTCGTATCCGAACCAGGTGTGGGTGGCCGACACCACCGAGCTCGTAGCCGGCGGGCGCCGGACCTTCCTCGCGCTGGTGGAAGACCTGTTCACCCGCCGAGTCGTCGGGGTTTCGCTCTCCTTTGCCAACGACTCCTGGCTGACGCTCTCGGCGCTCGATATGGCGCTTAGCCGGGAAACTCCCGCCATCCACCACTCCGACCAAGGCAAGCCCTACGCTTCGGGAGTCTATACCCGGCGCCTTCTCGCCCAGGGAGTCACCCTCAGCATGGCCCGAGTCGGATGCGCTTGGGAGAACGGACATGCCGAACGTCTGAACCGAACCTTCAAAGAAGAGGAGATCTTAAGGAGCGAGTATGAAAGCCTGAACGAGGCCAAAGAGTCCATCGCCGCCTACGCAAAGCACTACAATGAAAAGCGCATCCATATGAGCCTTGGCTACCGAACCCCTAACGAGGTGCTCCAAAGCCATCGCCAAGACCAGCCGGACGGGGAGTAA
- a CDS encoding PadR family transcriptional regulator: MSYRTDTRALVLAILSEGPQHGYGISRAIRERSAEVLKLGEGQLYPVLHGLQEAGWIHGEWEMQEGDPPKRVYRITPAGRAELVTRAQKWRAFADAVGQVLPSAPKLEAGHE, translated from the coding sequence ATGAGCTACCGTACGGATACTCGGGCGTTGGTGCTGGCGATTTTGAGCGAAGGGCCGCAGCATGGATACGGCATCTCTCGCGCGATCCGCGAGCGGTCGGCGGAGGTATTGAAGCTTGGAGAGGGGCAGCTCTATCCGGTACTCCACGGTCTCCAGGAAGCGGGCTGGATCCACGGAGAGTGGGAGATGCAGGAGGGAGATCCTCCCAAGCGCGTGTACCGGATCACCCCTGCAGGACGAGCCGAGTTGGTGACGCGGGCCCAAAAGTGGCGGGCGTTCGCCGACGCGGTCGGGCAGGTCTTACCGTCGGCTCCCAAGTTGGAGGCAGGCCATGAATGA
- a CDS encoding DUF2961 domain-containing protein: MSVASTALLLFVASGGHADTVSVKTLLPQMWDLRYLSRPPKPSFTAAQASSYDRASNPGPNSDPFANGDAGQFIRTEVNDGRTEQVMADLKGPGTVVRVWSANPKGTIRFYFDGESKPRIEATMADFLTGKVAPFYDPFAYSAAQGTDLYFPFPYAKSLKVTAENSDHLYYHVNYRTYATGTRVETFDPGRLSKVEREIKTAAEHLTRLEPAMPRGLATMGHALSTVEPGRRELCLQLGQPGTVSELRVRVPMSTKTFIKEPDWDSPDATHNLMRNLLLEMECDGERTIEAPLGDFFATAPGVNPLKSLAFEVTDDGWLVCRMPMPFQRNARIWLNNVGPVPVKVETAAKVETKAPPKDAYHFCAQWTAEYASTRPIRDMHLLDVRGEGYWIGSNLHVSNPDPAWWGEGDEKAYVDGESFPSTFGTGTEDYYGYAWGSSMLFQRPYHGQNRCDGPGSFGQTNVHRWNLFDPIPYTKSLKFDLEMWHWAAVKAAFDRTAYWYAKPGGTAPVRTDRTLLMIPKMEPPKPVEGAIEGESLKYENTGGKVEIQDGFFALSGGKQLWWIDNQPGNKLVLHVPVKEAGRYEVIGNFCHARDYGLHQISINGNPLTPRSFYGTGVEWQKISLGAFDLPAGEMVMEVTCLGKQPEALPGMMFGLDYLLLVKK, from the coding sequence ATGAGTGTTGCTTCGACTGCGCTGCTGCTGTTTGTTGCCTCGGGTGGACACGCCGATACGGTTAGCGTGAAGACGCTGCTGCCACAGATGTGGGATCTGCGATACCTGAGCCGTCCTCCGAAGCCATCCTTCACGGCGGCTCAGGCGAGCAGCTACGATCGGGCATCTAACCCAGGACCGAACAGCGATCCGTTCGCGAATGGCGACGCGGGGCAGTTCATCCGGACCGAAGTCAACGACGGCCGTACCGAGCAGGTGATGGCCGATCTCAAGGGGCCTGGAACGGTCGTGCGCGTGTGGAGCGCCAACCCCAAGGGGACGATCCGATTCTATTTCGACGGCGAGTCGAAGCCGAGGATCGAAGCCACAATGGCCGACTTCTTGACCGGGAAGGTCGCCCCCTTTTACGACCCGTTCGCCTACAGCGCCGCCCAAGGGACCGACCTCTACTTCCCGTTTCCGTATGCGAAGAGCCTAAAGGTCACCGCCGAGAATTCCGATCACCTTTACTACCACGTCAACTACCGAACCTACGCGACGGGGACGCGGGTGGAAACATTCGACCCTGGTCGTCTGAGCAAGGTCGAGCGCGAGATCAAAACCGCCGCCGAGCACCTGACGCGCCTCGAACCGGCGATGCCTCGAGGTCTGGCGACGATGGGTCACGCGTTATCGACCGTCGAGCCCGGCCGGAGGGAACTATGCCTCCAGCTTGGGCAGCCGGGGACGGTCTCGGAACTCCGCGTGCGCGTGCCGATGTCGACCAAGACATTCATCAAAGAACCGGATTGGGATAGCCCGGACGCCACACACAACCTGATGCGGAACCTGCTCCTGGAAATGGAGTGCGACGGCGAGCGAACGATCGAGGCGCCTCTGGGAGACTTCTTCGCCACAGCGCCTGGTGTCAACCCGCTGAAGTCGCTCGCATTCGAAGTCACCGACGACGGATGGCTCGTCTGCCGGATGCCGATGCCGTTCCAGCGCAACGCCCGGATCTGGCTGAACAACGTCGGCCCGGTTCCGGTTAAGGTCGAGACCGCGGCCAAGGTGGAAACGAAAGCCCCACCCAAGGATGCGTATCACTTCTGCGCCCAGTGGACGGCGGAATACGCCTCGACCCGCCCGATTCGAGATATGCATCTCCTGGACGTTCGGGGCGAGGGTTACTGGATCGGATCCAACCTCCACGTCTCGAACCCCGACCCGGCCTGGTGGGGAGAGGGAGATGAAAAGGCGTACGTGGATGGCGAGAGCTTCCCGAGCACCTTTGGCACTGGTACGGAGGACTACTACGGATACGCGTGGGGTTCGTCGATGCTGTTCCAGCGCCCTTACCACGGTCAGAACCGGTGCGACGGCCCCGGAAGCTTCGGGCAGACCAACGTGCACCGCTGGAATCTGTTCGATCCCATCCCGTACACCAAATCGCTGAAGTTCGACCTGGAGATGTGGCATTGGGCGGCGGTCAAGGCCGCGTTCGACCGGACCGCTTACTGGTACGCAAAGCCGGGTGGCACGGCGCCGGTTCGAACGGACCGCACCCTCCTAATGATCCCCAAGATGGAGCCGCCGAAGCCGGTGGAAGGTGCGATCGAGGGGGAGAGCCTTAAATACGAAAACACCGGCGGCAAGGTGGAGATTCAGGACGGTTTCTTCGCCCTGTCCGGCGGAAAGCAGCTTTGGTGGATCGACAACCAACCCGGCAACAAGCTCGTTTTGCACGTTCCCGTAAAGGAGGCCGGCCGGTACGAGGTGATCGGCAACTTCTGCCACGCCCGCGACTACGGCCTCCACCAGATCAGCATCAACGGAAACCCGCTGACGCCGAGGAGCTTCTACGGGACGGGAGTGGAATGGCAAAAGATCTCCCTCGGCGCCTTCGACCTTCCGGCCGGAGAAATGGTGATGGAAGTGACCTGCCTCGGAAAGCAACCGGAGGCGCTCCCAGGGATGATGTTTGGATTGGACTACCTCTTGCTCGTCAAGAAGTAG
- a CDS encoding menaquinone biosynthesis decarboxylase gives MAYRDFQHFLDVLESKGELRRIREAVSPQLEITEIADRVMKANGPALLFENVVGDDHRLGTPDPMSAVIGHKSIHSPLSTSHKPHHYPFPVAINTMGSRKRMSLALSCDDFEEHAQRIEALLKPEIPRGAAEALKKLPWLFSELKNIPPKTASSGICQQIVTQGDEIDLTKLPILTCWPEDGGPFITLPLVFTHDPNTGKRNVGMYRVQLHGPKTCGMHWQMHKTGMRQMEDAGAQGKRLEVCVVLGGDPVYTFAAIAPLPPGIDEMLFAGFLRRESVRLVKAKTVDVMVPADAEIVIEGYVDPGERRLEGPFGDHTGYYSLAGDFPVLHVTAVTMREKAVYPATIVGRPPMEDGWMGKAVERVFLPMVKLSVPEIVDMNLPVEATFHNMAFVSIRKKYPGHAYKAMNAIWGLGGLAFTKFVFIFDEDCNVQDLGEVLFRIGANCDPMRDTLMSKGPVDQLDHASLEEGFGGKLGFDCTHKLPGENGFSRHYPKLITMADDVKARVDAMWPRLGL, from the coding sequence ATGGCGTATCGCGACTTTCAGCATTTCCTCGACGTTCTCGAATCCAAGGGCGAGCTGCGCCGGATTCGGGAAGCGGTAAGTCCGCAGCTCGAGATTACCGAGATCGCGGACCGGGTGATGAAGGCGAACGGTCCGGCGCTGCTGTTCGAGAACGTAGTAGGCGACGACCACCGGCTGGGCACGCCCGATCCGATGAGCGCGGTGATCGGGCACAAGAGCATCCACAGTCCACTGTCCACAAGTCATAAGCCACATCACTACCCCTTTCCCGTGGCGATCAACACGATGGGGAGCCGCAAGCGAATGTCGCTGGCACTGTCGTGCGACGACTTCGAGGAGCACGCCCAGCGGATCGAGGCGCTGCTGAAACCCGAAATCCCGAGGGGCGCGGCCGAGGCGTTGAAGAAGCTGCCGTGGCTCTTTAGCGAGCTGAAAAACATCCCGCCCAAGACGGCGTCCAGCGGAATCTGCCAGCAGATCGTGACGCAAGGCGACGAGATCGACCTTACCAAGCTTCCGATCCTCACGTGTTGGCCGGAAGACGGCGGCCCGTTCATTACGCTGCCGCTGGTCTTTACCCACGACCCGAACACCGGAAAACGAAACGTCGGCATGTACCGGGTGCAGCTCCACGGGCCGAAAACGTGCGGGATGCACTGGCAGATGCACAAGACCGGAATGCGCCAGATGGAGGATGCTGGGGCCCAAGGGAAGCGGCTGGAGGTATGCGTCGTCCTCGGCGGCGACCCGGTCTACACCTTCGCCGCCATCGCTCCGCTGCCGCCGGGGATCGACGAGATGCTCTTCGCCGGGTTCCTACGGAGGGAATCGGTACGGCTGGTGAAGGCGAAGACGGTGGACGTGATGGTCCCCGCCGACGCTGAGATCGTGATCGAGGGGTACGTCGACCCGGGCGAGCGCCGCCTCGAGGGTCCGTTCGGTGACCACACCGGCTACTACTCGCTGGCCGGAGACTTCCCGGTGCTCCACGTGACCGCGGTGACGATGCGGGAGAAAGCGGTCTATCCGGCAACGATCGTCGGCCGTCCGCCGATGGAGGACGGGTGGATGGGTAAGGCGGTGGAGCGGGTCTTCCTGCCGATGGTGAAGCTGAGCGTGCCCGAGATCGTGGACATGAACCTGCCGGTGGAAGCGACGTTCCACAACATGGCGTTCGTCTCCATCCGCAAGAAGTACCCGGGCCACGCCTACAAAGCAATGAACGCGATCTGGGGCCTCGGCGGCCTCGCGTTCACCAAGTTCGTTTTCATCTTCGACGAGGATTGCAACGTGCAGGACCTCGGCGAAGTCCTCTTCCGAATCGGCGCCAACTGCGACCCGATGCGAGACACGTTGATGAGCAAAGGCCCGGTCGACCAACTCGACCACGCCAGCCTAGAAGAAGGCTTCGGCGGCAAACTCGGCTTCGACTGCACCCACAAGCTGCCGGGAGAGAATGGGTTCAGCCGCCACTACCCGAAGCTCATTACAATGGCCGACGACGTCAAAGCGAGAGTCGACGCCATGTGGCCCCGGCTCGGGCTGTGA
- a CDS encoding transglutaminase-like domain-containing protein gives MGLYLLALAIALPFAKQSPCEIRLVSARTCDENGQVTTPTAGDDYYNLKITWNVLGTPDKPYRLRATMADQELFLTPEFKGPGQYSYIVRFIGALDGPIDVSVTIDPDNVSGDTTPKDNTGSFSISPIPPASAIQYYAPKKIKVAIHTTLNWSGTRPYSYYYLSEPTSEGSQTVLEWAPLPGFVRMHAEPSGQPLHAILIDKPQSPLEFDEGVTIEARSVRVNRKLLDAVSWRELSNLPAQVRCHLGSEPNVLPQAPEIQRFVKDSLPDDFRSKMTPAQVARALFLAVAKSLTYHLPPVENPRTVLKTGQAACGGMTNVYISCLRSVGVPARSNKGFVNHPSRGELVGHAWSEFYLPGIGWIPEDVTDCNSMHPKGDNAYFFGHMPELNGRLICQRCDSYAVPKYTITSAISLTCLDFVMSSNDKTTRVDKITFTPID, from the coding sequence ATGGGTCTGTATCTGCTTGCCCTAGCAATAGCGTTGCCCTTTGCCAAGCAGTCCCCCTGCGAAATACGACTCGTGTCGGCCAGAACCTGCGACGAAAATGGGCAGGTCACGACCCCGACCGCTGGGGACGATTACTACAACCTGAAGATCACTTGGAACGTCCTGGGGACTCCCGATAAGCCCTATCGCCTGCGCGCCACGATGGCGGACCAAGAGCTATTTCTGACGCCCGAGTTCAAAGGGCCTGGACAATATAGCTACATCGTCCGTTTTATCGGTGCTCTTGATGGACCAATCGATGTATCGGTGACCATAGATCCAGACAATGTGTCCGGAGATACAACGCCAAAGGATAACACGGGGAGCTTCTCGATCTCTCCAATTCCTCCGGCGTCCGCAATTCAATACTACGCACCAAAGAAAATAAAGGTGGCGATCCATACGACCTTGAATTGGTCAGGAACGAGACCCTACTCGTACTACTACCTCAGCGAGCCTACGAGCGAAGGATCGCAGACCGTGTTGGAATGGGCGCCGCTTCCCGGGTTCGTGAGGATGCATGCGGAACCAAGCGGACAGCCACTTCACGCGATCTTAATCGACAAACCTCAGTCGCCTCTCGAATTCGATGAAGGCGTCACGATCGAAGCACGTTCGGTTCGAGTGAACCGAAAATTGCTAGACGCGGTCTCCTGGAGAGAACTATCGAACCTGCCAGCTCAGGTTCGGTGTCACCTCGGGAGCGAGCCGAACGTCCTGCCACAGGCACCGGAAATTCAGCGCTTTGTCAAGGACTCCCTTCCCGATGACTTTCGCTCGAAGATGACGCCGGCTCAAGTAGCGCGGGCGTTATTTCTCGCCGTCGCTAAGTCGCTCACCTATCACTTACCGCCTGTTGAAAACCCACGCACGGTGCTCAAAACCGGCCAGGCCGCCTGCGGCGGGATGACCAACGTCTACATCTCTTGTCTTCGAAGCGTAGGAGTCCCAGCCCGATCGAATAAGGGCTTCGTAAATCACCCATCTAGGGGCGAGCTGGTCGGACACGCATGGAGCGAATTCTATTTACCCGGGATCGGGTGGATACCGGAAGACGTTACCGACTGCAATAGTATGCACCCGAAAGGTGACAATGCCTACTTCTTCGGGCACATGCCAGAGCTAAACGGTCGCCTTATCTGCCAGAGATGCGACTCATACGCGGTGCCAAAGTATACGATAACCTCTGCCATTTCCTTGACTTGCCTTGATTTCGTTATGAGCTCTAACGATAAGACGACTCGAGTAGATAAAATCACGTTTACCCCCATTGATTGA
- a CDS encoding VPS10 domain-containing protein: MVALPVLLSLLAHSGDPKPRVLSADDLKALSWRSVGPANMGGRVSDVCFAPGNAKTFFVAFGCSGLWKTTNRGTTFSPVFDHESTSSIGSVVVADAPANWRGWADDKEVKADQRAEKGRGKIVWVGTGEGNGRNSSSWGDGVYRSTDGGASWKKTGLEDSRDIPRLAVDPRDPDTCYAAALGHLWGPNKTRGIYKTTDGGKTWNPSLQIDENTGAIDVAIDPKDPDTVYAAMYQRRRTAWSFQSGGAEGGIYRTRDGGKKWEKLSKGLPGQSGRIGLAISPSNPKVLMAAVESDEGGGRNIDDNRSRRGGIFRSENGGDTWTRVNAQIPRAFYFAKVRIDPKNDQRVYLLGWDIWRSEDGGRTFLAGQTDKLHVDWHAMTIDPEDPDHLVVGSDGGLYQSNDRGATWDFLNTMAVGQFYNIAVDMSDPYRISGGLQDNGSWMGPSSSLIETGGTPNTGITNGDWKVIGGGDGFHVGFDPTDPNIVYSESQGAFVGRINLATGEYRTIRPDVKEGQSGLRFNWNSPFFVSPHDPKVLYLGGNHVFKLTNKGEDFAKISPDLTTRDPNKMDTTGSNAETYCTVVSLAESPVQKGLLWAGTDDGLIQVTSDDGAHWQNVTPKAVSGRYIAKIEPSHRDRQAAYVAVDGHRSDDYDPCVLMTLDGGKSWKEITGDLPKGASVRVVREDLHNSSVLYAGTETGIYMTADRGQHWIRLDTGSLPTVGVHDIVQHPRDMDLIVATHGRSIWILDDAAALGELTSATVAKDLHLFPILATRPRLRGGLDGMWGDRFFGAANPPLGAKITYWVRDKQDGSASIKIEDAKGETIATLTGPANSGLNRAIWDLQPEAKRRLQNHGEDPGTVWVPSGTYKVTVTVGGKSESTNLVVPPYHLGSDVPLPPVSRGKRDDD, from the coding sequence ATGGTTGCCCTGCCTGTTCTCCTTAGCCTGCTCGCCCACTCCGGCGACCCCAAGCCGCGCGTGCTGAGCGCAGACGACCTGAAGGCGCTTTCCTGGCGCTCAGTCGGGCCCGCGAATATGGGTGGACGCGTCTCCGACGTCTGTTTCGCCCCTGGGAACGCCAAGACGTTCTTTGTCGCTTTTGGCTGCTCGGGACTTTGGAAGACCACCAACCGCGGAACGACCTTTTCGCCCGTCTTCGACCATGAGAGCACCTCCTCGATTGGGTCGGTCGTGGTCGCCGATGCGCCCGCGAACTGGCGAGGTTGGGCCGACGATAAAGAGGTCAAGGCGGATCAACGGGCGGAGAAAGGGCGAGGCAAGATCGTCTGGGTGGGAACCGGAGAGGGGAACGGCCGCAACTCGTCGAGTTGGGGGGATGGCGTGTACCGGTCCACCGACGGAGGCGCGAGTTGGAAGAAGACGGGACTCGAGGACAGCCGCGATATCCCGCGCCTCGCCGTGGACCCTCGCGATCCCGACACTTGCTACGCGGCGGCGCTCGGCCACTTGTGGGGGCCGAACAAGACGCGCGGAATCTACAAAACGACCGACGGCGGCAAGACTTGGAACCCGTCGCTACAGATCGACGAAAACACCGGGGCCATCGACGTGGCGATCGACCCGAAGGACCCTGACACCGTGTACGCGGCGATGTACCAGCGACGGCGGACGGCTTGGAGCTTTCAGAGCGGCGGCGCCGAGGGCGGGATCTACCGCACCCGCGACGGCGGAAAGAAGTGGGAGAAGCTGAGCAAAGGACTCCCCGGTCAAAGCGGGCGGATCGGCCTGGCGATAAGCCCCAGCAACCCGAAGGTGCTGATGGCGGCGGTGGAATCGGACGAGGGGGGCGGGCGCAATATCGACGATAATCGCTCGCGAAGAGGCGGCATCTTCCGGTCGGAAAACGGCGGCGACACCTGGACGCGCGTTAACGCTCAGATCCCGCGGGCGTTTTACTTTGCCAAGGTCCGTATCGATCCGAAGAACGACCAACGGGTCTATCTCCTCGGCTGGGACATCTGGCGATCCGAGGATGGGGGCCGAACCTTCCTCGCCGGCCAGACCGACAAGCTGCACGTCGATTGGCACGCGATGACGATCGACCCCGAAGATCCGGACCACCTGGTCGTCGGTTCCGACGGCGGACTCTATCAATCGAACGATCGCGGCGCGACTTGGGACTTCTTGAATACGATGGCGGTTGGGCAGTTCTACAACATCGCCGTCGATATGTCCGATCCGTACCGAATCTCCGGCGGCCTGCAGGACAACGGCTCTTGGATGGGTCCGAGCTCCTCCCTCATCGAAACCGGCGGCACGCCGAACACCGGCATCACCAACGGCGATTGGAAGGTGATCGGCGGCGGCGACGGGTTCCACGTCGGATTCGATCCCACCGATCCGAACATCGTCTACAGCGAATCTCAGGGCGCGTTCGTCGGCCGGATCAATCTCGCCACCGGCGAGTATCGGACGATCCGTCCAGATGTGAAGGAGGGACAAAGCGGGCTCCGGTTCAACTGGAACTCCCCGTTCTTCGTCTCGCCGCACGACCCCAAGGTGCTGTACCTTGGCGGCAACCACGTCTTTAAGCTCACCAACAAGGGCGAAGATTTCGCCAAGATCAGCCCGGACCTGACGACGCGAGATCCGAACAAGATGGATACCACCGGCTCGAATGCGGAGACGTATTGCACGGTGGTTTCGCTGGCTGAGTCGCCGGTTCAGAAGGGGCTCTTATGGGCCGGCACCGACGACGGCCTGATTCAGGTCACCTCCGACGACGGCGCCCATTGGCAGAACGTGACCCCGAAAGCGGTAAGCGGGCGCTACATCGCCAAGATCGAACCTTCACACCGGGATCGGCAGGCGGCATATGTCGCGGTCGACGGCCACCGGTCGGACGACTACGACCCGTGCGTCCTGATGACCCTGGACGGGGGCAAAAGTTGGAAGGAGATCACCGGCGACTTGCCGAAAGGCGCGTCGGTCCGGGTGGTGCGTGAAGACCTCCACAACAGTTCGGTGCTGTACGCCGGAACCGAGACCGGGATCTACATGACCGCCGACCGAGGCCAGCACTGGATCCGCCTCGACACCGGAAGTCTGCCGACCGTCGGGGTGCACGACATCGTTCAGCACCCGCGAGACATGGACTTGATCGTGGCAACTCACGGACGTTCCATTTGGATTCTCGACGACGCGGCCGCATTAGGTGAGCTGACCTCCGCCACCGTGGCGAAGGATCTTCATCTCTTCCCGATCCTCGCCACCCGCCCGCGGCTTCGCGGCGGGCTCGACGGCATGTGGGGCGACCGGTTCTTCGGCGCGGCGAACCCGCCTTTGGGCGCCAAGATCACCTATTGGGTTCGCGACAAGCAGGACGGCTCCGCCTCGATCAAGATCGAGGACGCCAAGGGTGAGACGATCGCCACTCTGACCGGTCCCGCCAACTCCGGCCTCAACCGGGCGATTTGGGACCTGCAGCCGGAAGCGAAGCGCCGATTGCAGAACCACGGTGAAGACCCCGGCACCGTCTGGGTCCCCTCCGGTACCTACAAAGTCACGGTAACGGTCGGCGGAAAATCAGAGTCGACGAACCTCGTGGTCCCGCCCTACCACCTAGGCTCGGACGTTCCCCTGCCGCCGGTAAGCAGAGGCAAACGCGACGACGATTAA
- the add gene encoding adenosine deaminase: MPKVELHVHLEGSIRPETVLKLAQRHGITLPAATAEGLRDWYRFRDFPHFVEVYVAVSKCIKTPDDIELIAREFLQGQAEQNVLHSEVTYTASTIEKHNGIAWPDQHAALKRAIEYGERELGVSMALILDIVRGDPAERGCQVADWAIAAHGDGVCALGIAGIEGAVPADTYADAFRAAHEAGLPVIPHAGETKGAQSVREALDKTGCVRIGHGVRCLEDPGVVRALRDRQIPLEVCPSSNVCLGVFPTLAEHTLPRLLDEGLYVTINSDDPPMFDTTVSNEFHRCAETFEFDENILWTLCLNAARASLLPEEKKRELVERLRNGFNANTL, from the coding sequence ATGCCGAAGGTCGAATTGCACGTTCACCTCGAAGGCTCGATCCGCCCGGAAACGGTGCTCAAGCTCGCCCAAAGGCACGGGATTACTTTGCCGGCCGCCACTGCCGAAGGGCTGCGTGACTGGTATCGCTTCCGCGATTTCCCCCACTTCGTGGAGGTGTACGTAGCGGTCTCCAAGTGCATCAAGACCCCCGACGATATCGAGCTGATCGCCCGCGAGTTCCTTCAGGGTCAGGCCGAACAGAACGTCCTCCACAGCGAGGTGACCTACACCGCCTCCACGATCGAGAAGCATAACGGCATCGCCTGGCCAGATCAGCACGCCGCCCTGAAGCGCGCCATCGAGTACGGAGAGCGGGAGCTTGGCGTCTCCATGGCGCTTATTCTCGACATCGTCCGCGGCGACCCCGCGGAGCGGGGATGTCAAGTCGCCGATTGGGCGATCGCCGCTCACGGAGACGGAGTTTGCGCTCTCGGAATCGCGGGCATCGAGGGGGCCGTTCCCGCCGATACGTACGCGGACGCATTCCGCGCCGCCCACGAGGCGGGGTTGCCGGTCATTCCGCACGCCGGGGAGACGAAGGGGGCGCAGAGCGTGCGCGAGGCGCTCGATAAGACCGGATGCGTCCGGATCGGGCACGGCGTCCGCTGCTTGGAAGATCCGGGGGTGGTACGCGCGCTCCGAGACCGTCAGATCCCTCTCGAAGTCTGTCCCTCCTCAAACGTTTGTCTGGGCGTGTTCCCCACCCTCGCCGAACACACCCTCCCCCGTCTTCTGGACGAAGGGCTCTACGTAACGATCAACTCGGACGACCCTCCGATGTTCGACACCACCGTCTCTAACGAATTCCACCGCTGCGCGGAGACGTTCGAGTTCGACGAAAACATCCTCTGGACCCTTTGCCTAAACGCCGCCCGCGCCTCCCTCTTACCAGAGGAAAAGAAACGTGAGCTAGTCGAAAGACTAAGAAACGGCTTCAACGCCAACACTTTATAG